One Streptosporangium sp. NBC_01495 DNA window includes the following coding sequences:
- a CDS encoding SWIM zinc finger family protein, which yields MTSATQAYTYAAPSSLVDGRLGLATSGGRALSGPAVAPRFFSGVVTQAAPAAAALLGVADVALARYHQPQARPGWVRDPVVTCNGDRLRFESFSACGGVYARLDLLNGALDGEVFDRGTTNVDVNAPLREALARIGARDPLHLGVGLDELVVTTMDGAVVEKKVPLPERWLRGFAEVQVIASGMDQRGELTGMAAVRFLRGLPKKGTVWVAQAGRELKVSDRQVPGSVQLAGPNRLGTLLPLLRFAKSLRVYGPADAASSAWELELPGMRYTLTLSPERWRGFSGEGAVLDDLATDEAENDADMVGMLLNFEPEVEIGLLADRAGMPADRVRAALTQLGVAGRVGYDLSEAAHFHRELPYDKDNVILLNPRLAKARKLVDAGAVHFEGELATVHTSGGARRVSLADGSCTCEWWWDHRGSRGPCKHVLAARIVARAAVEISR from the coding sequence ATGACTTCAGCGACGCAGGCGTACACGTACGCCGCGCCCTCCTCCCTGGTCGACGGTCGTCTCGGATTGGCGACCTCCGGCGGGCGGGCCCTGTCCGGCCCGGCCGTGGCCCCCCGGTTCTTCAGCGGCGTGGTGACCCAGGCGGCCCCCGCCGCGGCGGCCCTGCTCGGCGTCGCCGACGTGGCGCTGGCCCGCTACCACCAGCCGCAGGCGCGGCCCGGCTGGGTGCGCGACCCGGTGGTGACGTGCAATGGAGACCGGTTGCGGTTCGAGTCGTTCTCGGCCTGCGGCGGCGTGTACGCCCGGCTTGATCTGCTGAACGGTGCGCTCGACGGCGAGGTGTTCGACCGGGGCACCACCAACGTCGACGTGAACGCGCCGCTCCGGGAGGCGCTGGCGCGCATCGGCGCGCGCGACCCGTTGCACCTGGGGGTCGGGCTCGACGAGCTGGTCGTGACCACGATGGACGGCGCGGTGGTGGAGAAGAAGGTGCCGCTGCCCGAGCGCTGGTTGCGCGGCTTCGCCGAGGTGCAGGTCATCGCCTCGGGCATGGACCAGCGCGGCGAGCTGACCGGCATGGCGGCGGTGCGGTTCCTGCGCGGGCTGCCCAAGAAGGGCACGGTGTGGGTGGCGCAGGCGGGGCGGGAGCTGAAGGTCTCCGACCGTCAGGTTCCGGGCTCGGTCCAGCTCGCCGGCCCCAACCGGCTCGGCACCCTCCTGCCGCTGCTGCGCTTCGCGAAGTCCTTGCGGGTGTACGGCCCGGCCGACGCCGCCTCCAGCGCCTGGGAGCTGGAGCTCCCCGGCATGCGCTACACGCTCACCCTCTCGCCCGAGCGCTGGCGCGGCTTCTCCGGCGAGGGCGCGGTGCTCGACGACCTGGCCACCGACGAGGCCGAGAACGACGCCGACATGGTGGGCATGCTGCTCAACTTCGAGCCCGAGGTCGAGATCGGCCTGCTGGCCGACCGCGCGGGCATGCCCGCCGACCGGGTGCGGGCCGCGCTGACGCAGCTCGGCGTCGCCGGCCGGGTCGGCTACGACCTGTCGGAGGCCGCCCACTTCCACCGTGAGCTGCCCTATGACAAGGACAACGTGATCCTGCTCAACCCGCGGCTGGCCAAGGCGCGCAAGCTCGTCGACGCGGGCGCCGTGCACTTCGAAGGCGAGCTGGCCACCGTCCATACCTCGGGCGGCGCGCGCCGGGTCTCGCTGGCCGACGGATCCTGCACCTGCGAGTGGTGGTGGGACCATCGCGGCTCCCGTGGGCCGTGCAAACACGTGCTGGCCGCCCGGATCGTCGCTCGCGCCGCCGTGGAGATCTCCCGATGA
- a CDS encoding HAD family hydrolase, which translates to MRYHVLACDYDGTLAADGRVDDDTLDALERLARSGRRLVMVTGREIESLTRDFARLDLFDLVVAENGAVLYHPDEQESSTLAEAPPEALVERLRELDVEPLSVGSVIVATSEPHPETVLNAIRELGLEMQVIFNKGAVMVLPSGVNKATGLAAALAELEMSAHSTIGVGDAENDHAFLAACECAVAVANALPAVKERCDLVTERERGAGVVELIDRLIENDLADVDVTRHRLLLGTGDAGEVRFPPYGMRVLVAGPSHSGKSTVTAALLERITKAGYQFCLIDPEGDYTDGIEGAAVLGDVRRAPTQEEILQVLQDPGQSVVVNLLGVPLDDRPGFFQGFLPRLSALPAGAGHPHWLVVDEAHHMMPDGFKLQSVEMLREIGGILLVTVHPEAVSEAVVQALNTVVAVGDEPGGVLGAFAAATGHDAPGGDLPDLPTGELLFWELDGEPVRVRLAPPEEERQRHRRKYAAGELGEDASFYFRGPEKALNLRAGNLTAFCRLADGVDEDTWTYHLRRGDYSRWLADSVKDEELSAEVAEVEQDPDSVDDTRGRVRELIEARYTAPAEPSGIT; encoded by the coding sequence ATGCGCTATCACGTTCTGGCCTGTGACTACGACGGAACGCTGGCCGCCGATGGCCGCGTCGACGACGACACCCTGGACGCGCTCGAACGCCTCGCACGCTCGGGGCGGCGGCTGGTCATGGTGACCGGCAGGGAGATCGAGTCCCTCACCCGAGACTTCGCGCGGCTGGACCTGTTCGACCTGGTCGTCGCCGAGAACGGGGCCGTGCTCTACCATCCCGACGAGCAGGAGAGCTCGACTCTCGCGGAGGCGCCGCCCGAGGCCCTCGTCGAGCGCCTGCGCGAGCTGGACGTGGAACCGCTCAGCGTCGGCTCGGTGATCGTGGCCACCTCCGAACCCCACCCCGAGACCGTGCTCAACGCCATCCGCGAGCTCGGCCTGGAGATGCAGGTGATCTTCAACAAGGGCGCGGTGATGGTCCTGCCCTCGGGCGTCAACAAGGCCACCGGCCTCGCCGCCGCCCTCGCCGAGCTGGAGATGTCGGCGCACAGCACGATAGGCGTGGGCGACGCCGAGAACGACCACGCGTTCCTGGCCGCCTGCGAGTGCGCGGTGGCGGTGGCCAACGCGCTCCCCGCCGTCAAGGAACGGTGTGACCTGGTGACCGAGCGGGAGCGCGGCGCCGGGGTCGTCGAGTTGATCGACCGGCTCATCGAGAACGACCTGGCCGACGTGGACGTGACGCGCCACCGCCTGCTCCTGGGCACCGGCGACGCCGGGGAGGTGCGGTTCCCGCCGTACGGCATGCGCGTGCTGGTCGCCGGGCCCTCGCACAGCGGCAAGTCCACCGTCACCGCCGCGCTGCTGGAGCGGATCACCAAGGCCGGCTACCAGTTCTGCCTGATCGACCCCGAGGGCGACTACACCGACGGGATCGAGGGCGCGGCCGTGCTCGGCGACGTCCGGCGCGCACCCACCCAGGAGGAGATCCTCCAGGTGCTGCAGGACCCCGGACAGAGCGTCGTGGTCAACCTGCTGGGGGTGCCCCTCGACGACCGGCCCGGTTTCTTCCAGGGCTTCCTGCCCCGCCTGTCGGCACTGCCGGCCGGCGCCGGGCACCCGCACTGGCTGGTGGTCGACGAGGCCCACCACATGATGCCCGACGGGTTCAAACTGCAGTCGGTGGAGATGCTGCGCGAGATAGGCGGGATCCTGCTGGTCACCGTGCATCCCGAGGCGGTCAGCGAGGCGGTCGTCCAGGCCCTCAACACGGTCGTCGCGGTCGGGGACGAGCCCGGAGGCGTCCTGGGCGCGTTCGCCGCCGCCACCGGCCACGACGCCCCCGGCGGGGATCTTCCCGACCTGCCGACCGGGGAACTGCTGTTCTGGGAGCTCGACGGCGAGCCGGTCAGGGTGCGGCTGGCGCCGCCCGAGGAGGAACGCCAGAGGCACCGCCGCAAGTACGCCGCCGGCGAGCTCGGGGAGGACGCCAGCTTCTACTTCCGCGGCCCCGAGAAGGCGCTGAACCTGCGGGCCGGCAACCTGACCGCGTTCTGCCGCCTCGCCGACGGCGTCGACGAGGACACATGGACCTACCACCTGCGCCGGGGCGACTATTCGCGGTGGCTGGCCGACAGCGTCAAGGACGAGGAGCTGTCGGCCGAGGTGGCCGAGGTTGAGCAGGATCCCGACTCCGTCGACGACACCAGGGGACGGGTGCGCGAGCTCATCGAGGCCCGCTACACCGCCCCCGCCGAACCGAGCGGAATCACCTGA
- a CDS encoding site-specific integrase produces the protein MFFCDIIAAAGTGMRWSELAGLTVDRVDFLRRTVKVDRQLARTPKADGDMFIPPKTKASNRVIPLPQTVVDALAAHLKEFGEGTERLIFTSPTGSPLNYKNFRARTWVKTLVGMEDAPEETTFHTLRHTYASLLIHAGEPPKVIQERLGHASITETMDTYGHLYDSADETTRAAIDAAFAPQDVDETLTPGIENDPTGVAV, from the coding sequence ATGTTCTTCTGCGACATCATCGCGGCGGCCGGAACGGGCATGCGCTGGTCGGAACTGGCAGGGCTCACCGTGGACCGGGTGGACTTCCTTCGCCGGACGGTGAAGGTGGATCGTCAGCTGGCCAGAACACCGAAGGCTGACGGCGACATGTTCATCCCGCCTAAGACCAAAGCCAGCAACCGAGTCATCCCGCTTCCTCAGACCGTCGTAGACGCTCTGGCGGCTCACCTGAAGGAGTTCGGAGAGGGAACCGAGCGGCTGATCTTCACGAGCCCGACGGGATCACCGCTGAACTACAAGAACTTCCGAGCACGCACCTGGGTGAAGACCCTGGTGGGCATGGAGGATGCCCCGGAAGAGACCACGTTCCACACGCTTCGGCACACCTACGCAAGCCTGCTGATCCACGCGGGGGAGCCCCCCAAGGTGATCCAGGAACGGCTAGGGCACGCGAGCATCACCGAGACCATGGACACGTACGGGCACCTGTACGACTCCGCAGACGAGACCACCCGCGCGGCCATCGATGCCGCGTTCGCTCCGCAGGATGTTGACGAAACGTTGACTCCTGGCATTGAGAACGACCCCACAGGGGTTGCTGTCTAG
- a CDS encoding response regulator transcription factor, translated as MMSQKNMERYFSRQRTAPAGSPFPQLSAREHEVLDLIATGLTNAQVAARLVLSDKAVRNNVSAILVKLGVNSRAAAIARAREPTSPEAAGARGCAFPSGLFVGMSSSEGTIDNSSEDHRRARAACEHPVCRWDHSSS; from the coding sequence ATGATGTCGCAGAAGAACATGGAGCGCTACTTCTCCCGGCAGCGCACCGCGCCCGCCGGCTCGCCCTTCCCGCAGCTCTCCGCGCGCGAGCACGAGGTGCTCGACCTGATCGCCACCGGACTCACGAACGCGCAGGTCGCCGCCCGCCTCGTGCTGAGCGACAAGGCCGTGCGGAACAACGTCTCCGCCATCCTCGTCAAGCTCGGCGTGAACTCCCGCGCCGCGGCGATCGCCCGTGCCAGGGAACCGACGAGTCCTGAAGCGGCCGGTGCTCGAGGATGCGCCTTCCCGTCAGGGCTTTTCGTCGGGATGAGTTCCTCTGAGGGAACCATCGACAACTCCTCTGAGGATCACCGGCGTGCCCGGGCGGCCTGTGAGCACCCGGTCTGCCGGTGGGATCACAGCAGCAGTTGA
- a CDS encoding sensor histidine kinase, with the protein MRRVVMVTAVAAIAPLSVLGVVLTATSWWEGLTMAVGFLSALGVLREWSLDGYPRQALFALMFTTAAWIIGALTTSSPIGFVPVSLVGALLLARTKGWKLWIVAFALGVAAIGASSFFFHPATWELAAAYLVTPAVGTLFIAGVILVSEQAWLVVRRIERAKETEAELAVAHERMRFAGDLHDIQGHSLHVIKLKAALARRMVRADPDRAEAEIGEIRRLADETITETRALAYARYELNLAAELENAKRLCEAAGIAVEARLDDGTGTSAHPLLAHVLREATTNLLRHARPTIVTITASPGAVEVTNDGVIDAAGSSLRGLARLRERVESAGGRLRIERPPGRFVVAARIDPVPADRAKEDAR; encoded by the coding sequence ATGCGTCGGGTGGTGATGGTCACCGCCGTCGCCGCGATCGCGCCGCTGAGCGTCCTCGGCGTAGTGCTCACGGCGACGTCCTGGTGGGAGGGGCTGACCATGGCGGTCGGTTTCCTGTCCGCCCTCGGCGTGCTGCGCGAATGGAGCCTGGACGGGTATCCCCGGCAGGCGCTCTTCGCACTCATGTTCACCACGGCGGCGTGGATCATCGGCGCCCTGACCACGTCCAGCCCCATCGGCTTCGTCCCGGTGTCGCTGGTGGGTGCGCTCCTGCTCGCCCGGACGAAGGGCTGGAAGCTGTGGATCGTGGCCTTCGCGCTGGGTGTCGCGGCGATCGGCGCGAGCTCGTTCTTCTTCCACCCGGCCACCTGGGAGCTCGCCGCGGCGTACCTCGTCACCCCGGCCGTCGGAACGCTCTTCATCGCCGGGGTGATCCTCGTCAGCGAGCAGGCCTGGCTGGTCGTGCGGCGCATCGAGCGTGCGAAGGAGACGGAGGCCGAGCTCGCTGTCGCGCACGAGCGGATGCGCTTCGCCGGCGATCTGCACGACATCCAGGGCCATTCGCTGCACGTGATCAAACTCAAAGCCGCGCTCGCCCGCCGCATGGTGCGGGCCGACCCCGACCGTGCCGAGGCGGAGATCGGCGAGATCCGCCGGCTCGCCGACGAGACCATCACCGAGACGCGGGCGCTGGCGTACGCGCGCTACGAGCTGAACCTGGCGGCCGAGCTCGAGAACGCCAAGCGACTGTGCGAGGCCGCGGGCATCGCCGTCGAGGCGCGGCTCGATGACGGGACCGGCACCTCTGCGCATCCTCTGCTGGCGCACGTGCTGCGCGAAGCCACGACCAATCTGCTTCGCCATGCGCGCCCCACGATCGTCACGATCACGGCGTCGCCGGGCGCGGTGGAGGTGACCAACGACGGTGTGATCGACGCTGCCGGCTCTTCGCTGCGCGGGCTCGCGCGCCTGCGCGAGCGTGTGGAGAGCGCCGGCGGTAGGTTGCGGATCGAGCGGCCACCGGGCAGGTTCGTCGTCGCCGCGCGGATCGATCCGGTTCCCGCCGACCGCGCGAAGGAGGATGCGCGATGA
- a CDS encoding NUDIX hydrolase: MSRPVILPEPRTATETADIERVRGLLGGPDPWGRGTPLHLTASALIVHPPTLRVLLRWHARQQAWLQVGGHADPGESDPLRIALREGAEETGLADLKPWPDGSPVHLVIVPVPAAPHDAAHEHADLRFLLATDTPDMIRPENPDAPLRWLALDEARKLTTEANTRETIDRAATLLGA; this comes from the coding sequence GTGAGCCGCCCGGTGATCCTGCCCGAACCGCGTACCGCGACCGAGACCGCCGACATCGAGCGGGTCCGGGGTCTTCTCGGCGGCCCCGACCCATGGGGGCGAGGAACCCCGCTCCACCTCACCGCGTCCGCGCTCATCGTGCACCCGCCCACCCTGCGGGTGTTGCTCCGCTGGCACGCCCGCCAGCAGGCATGGCTTCAGGTCGGCGGGCACGCCGACCCCGGTGAGTCCGACCCGTTGCGGATCGCGCTGCGGGAGGGCGCCGAGGAGACCGGGCTGGCCGATCTGAAGCCGTGGCCGGATGGAAGTCCCGTCCACCTGGTGATCGTCCCGGTGCCGGCCGCGCCGCACGACGCCGCCCACGAGCACGCCGACCTGCGCTTCCTGCTGGCCACCGACACGCCGGACATGATACGGCCCGAGAATCCGGACGCGCCGCTGCGCTGGCTCGCGCTCGACGAAGCGCGGAAGTTGACCACGGAAGCCAACACGCGCGAAACCATCGACCGCGCCGCCACCCTCCTCGGCGCATGA
- a CDS encoding propionyl-CoA synthetase, translating to MSYADAFARSIADPEDFWAEAAEAVTWSRPPREVLDAGAPPFYRWFPDGELNTCHNALDRHVEAGYGDRVALIHDSPVTGTARRYTYAELRDEVARFAGVLRLLGVEQGDRVVVYMPMVPEAVIAMLACARLGAVHSVVFGGFAPKELAARIDDARPKVVVSASCGIEPTRVVPYKPMLDAALGLARHRPAHCVILQREQAPAELVEGRDVDWASAKAEPAGCVPVRATDPLYILYTSGTTGLPKGVVRDNGGHAAALLWSMANVYDIAPGEVFWAASDVGWVVGHSYIVYGPLLRGATTVLYEGKPVGTPDAGAFWRVIAEHRVNALFTAPTAFRAIRRADPEAALLGGYDISSLRTLFLAGERLDPDTYHWAAGRLGVPVVDHWWQTETGWPVAANLRGLEPMPVKPGSPTVPVPGYDVRVLRPSGDECAPGEEGAICIRLPLPPGTLPTLWQDDERYVRSYLSAFPGYYLTGDGGHLDEDGYLFVMGRTDDVINVAGHRLSTGSMEAVLAAHPAVAECAVIGVADELKGQVPRGFVVLKSGVEIDPETLRAELVLAVREQVGAVAAFRQVDVVPALPKTRSGKILRKTMRGIAEGSDEPAPSTIEDATVLDVLRPIIGRRTTVDG from the coding sequence ATGTCGTACGCTGACGCCTTCGCCCGCAGCATCGCCGATCCCGAGGACTTCTGGGCGGAGGCGGCCGAGGCCGTCACCTGGAGCAGGCCGCCGCGCGAGGTGCTGGACGCCGGGGCGCCGCCCTTCTACCGGTGGTTTCCCGACGGGGAGCTGAACACCTGCCACAACGCGCTGGACCGGCACGTCGAGGCGGGGTACGGCGACCGGGTCGCGCTGATCCACGACAGCCCGGTGACCGGCACCGCCAGGCGCTACACGTACGCCGAGCTGCGTGACGAGGTCGCGAGGTTCGCCGGGGTGCTGCGCCTCCTGGGGGTGGAGCAGGGCGACCGGGTGGTGGTCTACATGCCGATGGTGCCCGAGGCGGTGATCGCGATGCTGGCGTGCGCGCGGCTGGGGGCGGTGCACTCGGTGGTGTTCGGCGGGTTCGCGCCCAAGGAGCTGGCGGCCAGGATCGACGACGCGCGTCCCAAGGTGGTCGTGTCGGCCTCCTGCGGGATCGAGCCCACCCGCGTGGTGCCGTACAAGCCGATGCTCGACGCCGCGCTCGGCCTGGCCCGGCACCGGCCCGCGCACTGCGTGATCCTCCAGCGCGAGCAGGCCCCCGCCGAGCTGGTGGAGGGGCGGGACGTCGACTGGGCGAGCGCGAAGGCCGAACCCGCCGGATGCGTGCCGGTGCGGGCGACCGATCCGCTCTACATCCTCTACACCAGCGGCACCACCGGCCTGCCGAAGGGCGTCGTGCGCGACAACGGCGGGCACGCGGCGGCGCTGCTGTGGAGCATGGCCAACGTCTACGACATCGCGCCGGGCGAGGTGTTCTGGGCGGCCTCCGACGTCGGCTGGGTCGTCGGGCACTCCTACATCGTGTACGGGCCGCTGCTGCGCGGCGCCACGACCGTGCTGTACGAGGGCAAGCCGGTCGGCACCCCCGACGCGGGCGCGTTCTGGCGGGTGATCGCCGAGCACCGGGTGAACGCGCTGTTCACCGCGCCGACCGCGTTCCGCGCCATCAGGAGGGCCGACCCCGAGGCGGCCCTGCTCGGCGGGTACGACATCTCGTCGCTGCGCACGCTGTTCCTGGCCGGGGAGCGCCTGGACCCCGACACCTACCACTGGGCGGCGGGCAGGCTGGGCGTGCCGGTCGTCGACCACTGGTGGCAGACCGAGACCGGCTGGCCCGTCGCCGCCAACCTGCGCGGGCTGGAGCCCATGCCGGTCAAGCCGGGCTCCCCCACCGTGCCCGTCCCCGGGTACGACGTGCGCGTGCTGCGCCCCTCGGGCGACGAGTGCGCCCCCGGTGAGGAGGGGGCGATCTGCATCCGCCTCCCGCTCCCGCCCGGCACGCTCCCCACGCTCTGGCAGGACGACGAGCGTTACGTGAGGTCCTACCTGTCGGCCTTCCCCGGCTACTACCTGACCGGTGACGGCGGCCACCTGGACGAGGACGGCTACCTGTTCGTGATGGGCCGCACCGACGACGTGATCAACGTGGCCGGGCACCGATTGTCGACCGGGTCCATGGAGGCGGTGCTGGCCGCGCACCCGGCGGTGGCCGAGTGCGCGGTCATCGGGGTCGCCGACGAGCTGAAGGGGCAGGTGCCGCGCGGCTTCGTGGTGCTGAAGAGCGGGGTGGAGATCGACCCGGAGACCCTGCGGGCCGAGCTGGTCCTGGCCGTCCGCGAGCAGGTGGGCGCCGTGGCGGCCTTCAGGCAGGTGGACGTGGTCCCGGCCCTGCCGAAGACCCGGTCGGGGAAGATCCTGCGCAAGACCATGCGCGGCATCGCGGAGGGCTCCGACGAGCCCGCTCCCTCGACCATCGAGGACGCGACGGTGCTGGACGTGCTGCGCCCCATCATCGGACGCCGCACCACCGTGGACGGCTAG
- a CDS encoding stage II sporulation protein M: MIRENMRAYLVINAAAYGLAIIGFVIGLVFPDLSAARSASLEEDGTGELVRWLVNTPPLFALTILGVNLFRLSVLTIVLPSLIVPFAGLAFFGYWSVETGITLVPASPQGWVALIPHSLTLVIEFQAYVLLLLGAYLLGRNWLFPRTIGAKNRRQGYVRGLQRIGLLALPALALLIVGAVWEAYSLRYFVYPLSQLLL, from the coding sequence GTGATCCGCGAGAACATGCGCGCCTATCTCGTCATCAACGCGGCCGCCTACGGCCTCGCCATCATCGGGTTCGTGATCGGACTCGTCTTCCCCGACCTCAGCGCGGCACGGTCTGCGTCCCTGGAGGAGGACGGCACCGGCGAGCTGGTGCGCTGGCTGGTGAACACCCCGCCGCTGTTCGCGCTCACGATCCTCGGAGTCAACCTCTTCCGGCTCAGTGTGCTGACCATCGTGCTTCCGTCACTCATCGTGCCCTTCGCGGGGCTCGCGTTCTTCGGCTACTGGTCGGTCGAGACCGGCATCACGCTCGTTCCGGCATCCCCCCAGGGGTGGGTGGCACTCATCCCCCACTCGCTGACCCTCGTCATCGAGTTCCAGGCGTACGTGCTTCTTCTGCTCGGCGCGTACCTCCTGGGCAGGAACTGGCTGTTCCCCCGCACCATCGGCGCGAAGAACCGACGCCAGGGCTATGTCCGAGGCCTGCAGCGGATCGGCCTGCTGGCGCTGCCGGCACTCGCGCTGCTCATCGTCGGCGCGGTGTGGGAGGCGTACTCACTGCGGTACTTCGTGTACCCGCTCAGTCAACTGCTGCTGTGA
- a CDS encoding XRE family transcriptional regulator, with translation MSDDFDALLAAVGPRLRELRRRRGATLTALSKTTGIPISTLSRLESGHRKPGLELLLPLARAYQMPIDELVGAPADLDPRVYPQPFTRNGMTVVPLTRKPGGLQAFKHILPAGLTDGREPDPRSHEGYHWLYVLNGRLRVVLGDKDFILTEGEVAEFDTHLPHWFGNADERPVEFLSILGPQGERVHIKARYRPDDLHPI, from the coding sequence ATGAGCGATGACTTCGACGCCCTGCTGGCAGCGGTCGGCCCCCGGTTGCGCGAGCTGCGCCGTCGCCGCGGCGCCACTCTGACCGCCCTGTCGAAGACCACCGGCATCCCGATCAGCACCCTGTCCCGGCTGGAGTCCGGACACCGCAAACCGGGCCTGGAACTCCTGCTGCCCCTGGCCAGGGCCTACCAGATGCCGATCGACGAGCTCGTCGGCGCCCCGGCCGATCTCGACCCCCGGGTGTATCCACAGCCGTTCACCCGAAACGGCATGACCGTCGTCCCGCTTACGCGCAAACCCGGCGGACTACAGGCGTTTAAGCACATCCTGCCCGCCGGTCTGACCGACGGCCGCGAACCCGACCCCCGGTCGCACGAGGGCTACCACTGGCTGTACGTCCTCAACGGCCGCCTACGCGTCGTCCTCGGCGACAAGGACTTCATCCTCACCGAGGGCGAAGTCGCTGAATTCGACACTCACCTCCCGCACTGGTTCGGCAACGCCGACGAGCGCCCAGTGGAATTCCTCAGCATCCTCGGCCCTCAGGGCGAACGCGTCCACATCAAAGCCCGTTACCGCCCAGATGACCTTCATCCCATCTGA
- a CDS encoding TetR/AcrR family transcriptional regulator → MSASLVVIDEALERAMQVFWERGYEGATLSDLTRAMGITKPSMYAAFGNKEQLFRRALERYAEGPASYAARALEEPAARGVAEALLRGAVRTTTLSEGHPGCLTVQGALAASDGGRPAHDLLVGWRNDTGLRLEERFQRAVDEGDLPCDADPGRLARYIMTVAFGIAVQDIADMALRSWQP, encoded by the coding sequence TTGTCTGCCTCCCTCGTCGTTATCGACGAGGCGCTGGAGCGCGCCATGCAGGTGTTCTGGGAGCGGGGGTACGAGGGGGCGACCCTCTCCGATCTGACCAGAGCCATGGGGATCACCAAGCCGAGCATGTACGCGGCCTTCGGCAACAAGGAGCAGCTGTTCCGCAGGGCACTGGAGCGCTACGCCGAAGGGCCGGCCTCCTACGCGGCGCGCGCCCTGGAGGAGCCGGCCGCACGAGGGGTGGCCGAGGCGCTCCTGCGTGGAGCGGTTCGGACCACGACCCTTTCCGAAGGCCATCCTGGATGCCTGACAGTGCAGGGCGCGCTGGCGGCAAGCGACGGAGGGCGACCCGCGCACGATCTGCTCGTCGGCTGGCGGAACGATACCGGCCTACGCCTTGAGGAGCGCTTCCAGCGCGCCGTCGACGAGGGTGACCTCCCGTGCGACGCCGACCCAGGGCGACTCGCCCGATACATCATGACGGTGGCATTCGGTATCGCTGTCCAGGACATCGCCGACATGGCACTGCGCAGCTGGCAGCCATAG
- a CDS encoding response regulator transcription factor, whose amino-acid sequence MTNADPIRIVLADDEHLLRAALSALLPLDGTIEVVAQAENGADAVTVTLRHRPDVLVIDLEMPGMDGLEAVAVIRAERPEQRVLMLTRHARPGVLRRALKLGVLGFMSKGADPEDIAEVIRTLHTGRRWIAHDVLEASVVDDSPLTDREVDALRETREGYSVKDIARRLHLAPGTVRNYLSSAMQKTSTATRHDAARVARDRGWL is encoded by the coding sequence ATGACGAACGCCGATCCGATCCGGATCGTCCTGGCCGACGACGAGCACCTGCTGCGTGCGGCGCTTTCGGCGCTGCTCCCGCTCGACGGGACCATCGAGGTCGTGGCGCAGGCCGAGAACGGCGCCGACGCCGTGACCGTGACGCTGCGACACCGACCCGATGTGCTGGTCATCGACCTCGAGATGCCCGGGATGGACGGCCTCGAGGCGGTCGCTGTGATCAGGGCGGAGCGACCCGAGCAGCGCGTGCTGATGCTCACCCGGCACGCGCGTCCTGGTGTCCTGCGACGCGCGCTCAAGCTCGGGGTGCTGGGCTTCATGAGCAAAGGAGCCGACCCGGAAGACATCGCAGAGGTCATCCGCACGCTGCACACCGGGCGGCGTTGGATCGCGCACGATGTGCTCGAGGCGTCCGTCGTCGACGACTCCCCGCTCACCGATCGCGAGGTCGACGCCCTCCGTGAGACGCGCGAAGGCTACTCGGTCAAGGACATCGCACGGCGGCTGCACCTCGCGCCGGGCACCGTGCGCAACTATCTCTCGAGCGCGATGCAGAAGACGAGTACCGCAACCCGGCACGACGCAGCGAGGGTCGCTCGCGACCGCGGCTGGCTGTGA